A single Candidatus Eisenbacteria bacterium DNA region contains:
- a CDS encoding aminopeptidase P family protein: MRVSAETDVRSLGAQKLAQAQEFLRDSSLEAWLIAVRESQERPDPNLRFFLDQEFTWNSYFLITPNRAFALVATFDAPDLGQSGLFDEVRTYKEGARAALVELLGQVDPRSIGINVSQDDALADGLTAGLHDHLRETLAGTPYAARLQSAERFLALLRGVKLSGERTLIARAVTETEQMFDRVSREFCVGMTERQIAERFHGEADRAGCPTAWSRRHCPTVTAGAKSPVGHVRPGDEAIRKGSVIHVDFGIARDGYCSDLQRVWYAAADGEGVAPDAVLRAYAAIVESIELAAKALLPGVAGWEVDKKVRDHLASLGYPEYAHALGHHLGRAVHDGGGVLGPRWERYGKAPYETVREGSVYTLEPSIHLPDHGLVSLEEDVVVGPRGAEFLSRFPRKLPILTLR, encoded by the coding sequence ATGCGCGTCTCCGCCGAAACGGATGTCCGCTCCCTGGGCGCCCAAAAGCTCGCCCAAGCGCAGGAATTCCTGCGCGACTCTTCCCTCGAGGCGTGGCTCATCGCCGTCCGTGAATCGCAGGAGCGCCCGGACCCCAATCTTCGATTCTTCTTGGACCAGGAATTCACCTGGAATAGCTACTTCCTCATCACACCGAACCGCGCCTTCGCCCTTGTGGCCACGTTCGACGCCCCCGACCTCGGCCAGTCGGGTCTCTTCGATGAGGTCAGGACCTACAAGGAAGGCGCGCGCGCCGCGCTCGTGGAGCTCCTGGGCCAGGTGGATCCGCGGTCGATCGGGATCAACGTCTCTCAAGACGATGCGCTCGCGGACGGCCTGACCGCGGGTCTCCACGATCACCTCCGGGAAACGCTCGCGGGGACGCCGTACGCCGCGCGGCTGCAATCCGCCGAGCGCTTCCTCGCCCTCCTGCGCGGGGTGAAACTCTCCGGGGAGCGCACGCTGATCGCGCGCGCGGTGACGGAAACGGAGCAGATGTTCGACCGGGTCTCGCGCGAGTTCTGCGTCGGAATGACCGAGCGCCAGATCGCGGAGCGCTTTCACGGCGAGGCGGATCGCGCCGGTTGCCCGACCGCGTGGTCCCGGCGTCATTGCCCGACCGTGACTGCCGGCGCCAAGTCCCCGGTGGGTCACGTGCGCCCCGGTGACGAAGCCATCCGGAAGGGCAGCGTGATCCACGTGGATTTCGGCATCGCGCGGGACGGCTATTGCTCCGACCTCCAGCGGGTCTGGTATGCGGCCGCAGACGGGGAGGGTGTAGCACCCGACGCGGTCCTCCGCGCCTATGCGGCGATCGTCGAATCGATCGAGCTGGCCGCGAAAGCGCTCCTCCCGGGCGTCGCGGGATGGGAGGTCGACAAGAAAGTACGCGATCACCTCGCCTCCCTCGGCTACCCGGAATACGCGCATGCCTTGGGACATCACCTGGGGCGCGCGGTTCACGACGGAGGCGGGGTTCTGGGCCCTCGGTGGGAGCGCTATGGAAAGGCTCCCTACGAAACCGTGCGTGAGGGAAGCGTCTACACCCTCGAGCCCAGCATCCATCTCCCGGACCACGGGCTCGTTTCCCTCGAGGAGGATGTGGTGGTGGGACCTCGAGGCGCCGAGTTTCTGTCGCGGTTCCCGCGCAAGCTTCCGATCCTCACCCTCCGGTAA
- a CDS encoding GAF domain-containing protein: MKLAFLDLPDERVDLISVARHDPNVEIVLVAHPDPEALSLKIAEVLQIPRSTEPLDLLALKPDRVALPSLASPSAAALARAGISEQIFVTLDNLSQGLPPAPAEKPAEDTNPIELWENQYDEATSGSRLNRIRAALALSEDRQLLFREVLALAVEQSGADSGSIMVVDEEAHELRIAFADGLTPEIVRTSRQRLGEGVAGKVALDGKPLIINDRVTDPRFRDGRQRSQIVAAMCAPLKVDGRTIGVLNVSSDKAGTAFQDEDLARLVEIADQISGILDRAIRVARRERDALELRARREIEIAFSRKGLDLTERLRMVAGRLAELLAADAVQVHLADESLDRFRTVSSAGRYGQEGELPLHHGLLARAFAEHRSYFLTARPGRSFESDASEPLPNLVLAPLMGSRPLGLLAFECVGSAAADQEEFERLTARVAEFLARSIEGQADESELSHRSALLGNLADIAARVMLSHDVESLLSEVLGALRSLFPTGLNTVRIRGEGGGFLFRSAFEGLEPERQRALEFESTLARRAVESRRELSSSGLAPDELRGIMEEHGVAAYAFIPVRIDEEVAGVLGVLLPAARRGGEPAPGLSRLDIQSLRKLALYVSLAIENARRAEARTERTVADPLTGLLAAGGFEHRVQEEVKRAERYRERFLLTICTICEYERLLDRHGPTWGEAFQKEFAQALRKNVREVDAIARITDGRFAVLSPASDKESGVLLKRLEALLGHLPSVRALPDPSDVQLTGRQYSFPDEIATGGELLSLVRSGA, translated from the coding sequence ATGAAGCTCGCTTTCTTGGATTTGCCTGACGAACGGGTCGACCTCATCTCGGTGGCCCGGCACGATCCCAACGTGGAAATCGTGCTGGTCGCGCACCCCGATCCCGAGGCGTTGTCCTTGAAGATCGCGGAGGTGCTCCAGATACCGCGCTCGACCGAACCGCTCGACCTCCTCGCGCTCAAACCCGATCGGGTCGCTCTTCCTTCGCTCGCCTCTCCCAGCGCGGCGGCGCTTGCGCGCGCGGGCATCTCCGAGCAGATCTTTGTCACCCTGGACAATCTCTCGCAGGGCTTGCCGCCCGCGCCGGCGGAGAAACCCGCCGAGGATACGAACCCCATCGAGCTTTGGGAAAACCAATACGACGAGGCGACGAGCGGCTCGCGGCTGAACCGCATCCGCGCCGCGCTCGCCCTTTCCGAGGACCGCCAGCTCCTCTTTCGCGAAGTGCTCGCCCTCGCGGTCGAGCAGTCGGGCGCCGATTCGGGATCGATCATGGTCGTGGACGAGGAAGCGCACGAGCTCCGGATCGCCTTCGCCGACGGCCTCACCCCTGAGATCGTGCGCACCTCACGGCAGCGGCTCGGGGAAGGGGTCGCCGGAAAAGTCGCACTCGACGGAAAGCCTCTCATCATCAACGACCGGGTCACCGATCCGCGCTTTCGCGACGGACGCCAGCGCTCCCAGATCGTGGCCGCCATGTGCGCTCCGCTCAAGGTCGACGGCCGGACGATCGGCGTGCTGAACGTCTCCAGCGATAAGGCGGGCACGGCGTTCCAGGACGAAGATCTCGCGCGCCTGGTTGAGATCGCGGATCAGATTTCAGGAATCCTGGACCGGGCGATCCGTGTCGCGAGGCGCGAGCGGGACGCCCTCGAGCTTCGCGCGCGGCGTGAGATCGAAATCGCCTTCAGCCGCAAGGGGCTCGACCTGACCGAGCGGCTCCGCATGGTGGCCGGGAGGCTCGCGGAGCTCCTGGCCGCCGATGCCGTCCAGGTTCACCTCGCCGACGAGTCGCTCGATCGCTTTCGCACGGTCTCCTCGGCGGGGCGCTACGGTCAAGAGGGAGAGCTGCCCCTCCACCATGGCCTCCTCGCGAGAGCCTTCGCGGAGCACAGGTCCTATTTCCTCACCGCCCGGCCCGGGCGGTCGTTCGAGTCGGACGCAAGCGAGCCGCTTCCCAATCTCGTGCTCGCGCCGCTCATGGGCTCGCGCCCGCTCGGGCTGCTCGCGTTCGAGTGCGTCGGCAGCGCAGCGGCGGACCAGGAGGAGTTCGAGCGGCTCACCGCGCGGGTGGCCGAGTTCCTCGCGCGATCGATCGAGGGTCAGGCGGACGAATCGGAGCTGAGCCACCGGAGCGCGCTCCTGGGGAATCTCGCGGACATCGCCGCCCGCGTCATGCTCTCCCACGACGTGGAATCGCTCCTGAGCGAGGTCTTGGGCGCCCTGCGCTCCCTGTTCCCGACCGGCCTCAACACGGTGCGGATCCGAGGAGAGGGAGGCGGCTTCCTGTTCCGGAGTGCCTTCGAGGGGCTCGAGCCCGAGCGACAGCGCGCGCTTGAATTCGAGTCGACCCTGGCGCGGCGGGCCGTCGAATCGAGGCGGGAGCTCAGCTCCTCGGGTCTGGCTCCCGATGAGCTGCGAGGCATCATGGAGGAGCACGGCGTCGCAGCCTACGCATTCATACCGGTCCGGATCGACGAGGAGGTCGCGGGCGTGCTCGGCGTCCTTCTGCCCGCGGCCCGGCGCGGGGGCGAGCCGGCGCCGGGGCTGAGCCGGCTCGACATCCAGAGCCTCCGGAAGCTCGCGCTCTACGTCTCCCTGGCGATCGAGAACGCGCGCCGCGCGGAGGCCAGGACCGAACGGACGGTCGCGGACCCGCTGACCGGTCTCCTGGCGGCGGGGGGCTTCGAGCACCGCGTGCAGGAGGAAGTGAAGCGCGCCGAGCGATACCGCGAGCGGTTCCTGCTCACGATCTGCACGATTTGCGAGTACGAGCGGCTCCTCGATCGGCACGGGCCCACCTGGGGCGAGGCGTTCCAGAAGGAGTTCGCCCAGGCGCTTCGAAAGAACGTGCGCGAAGTGGACGCGATCGCGCGGATCACGGATGGGAGGTTCGCGGTGCTTTCCCCGGCGAGCGACAAGGAGAGCGGCGTTCTTCTCAAACGACTCGAGGCGCTTCTGGGTCACCTTCCGAGCGTGCGCGCCCTGCCCGATCCGTCGGATGTGCAGCTCACGGGACGTCAGTATTCCTTCCCCGATGAGATCGCGACCGGAGGGGAGCTTCTCTCGCTCGTCCGCTCGGGCGCCTAG